One part of the Gemmatimonadaceae bacterium genome encodes these proteins:
- a CDS encoding DUF1801 domain-containing protein, whose translation MKTGDKAAVVLISGGNPQIAKADGDAPVQAYIAAMPRWKRDIGKRLDALIVRNVPKVRKAVKWNSPLYGIEGQGWFLSFHVFTRYVKVTFFRGTSLRPVPPGPSKHKDVRYIDIREDDELDEAQMARWVKQAAALPGFLGPRP comes from the coding sequence TTGAAAACGGGCGATAAGGCTGCCGTCGTCCTCATCTCGGGCGGCAATCCGCAAATCGCGAAGGCGGACGGCGACGCCCCGGTGCAGGCGTACATCGCCGCGATGCCGCGCTGGAAGCGCGACATCGGGAAGCGCCTCGACGCTCTCATCGTGCGGAACGTGCCCAAGGTGCGCAAGGCCGTGAAGTGGAACTCGCCGCTGTACGGCATCGAGGGCCAGGGTTGGTTCCTGTCGTTCCACGTCTTCACACGCTACGTGAAGGTGACCTTCTTTCGCGGCACGTCGCTGCGACCGGTCCCGCCCGGCCCCAGTAAGCACAAGGACGTGCGCTACATCGACATCCGCGAAGACGACGAGCTCGACGAGGCGCAGATGGCGAGATGGGTGAAGCAGGCCGCCGCGTTGCCTGGCTTTCTGGGCCCTCGACCCTGA